The DNA segment GACAGGATGGTGCCGGCGGTGTCGATCAGCACCACGCCGTCGGTCGCGGTATCGAGAATGGCGCGCAGTTCGCGCTCGGAGTTCTCGGCGCTGCGCAGGGCAAGCTCGGCCTGGCGCAGGCGCTCATCCGCAATGCCCTCGATCCGGTGCAGCACATAGAGCATGGCCGTCCCGCCCTCCCAGGGCGTGGAGATCAGCCGGGCCTCGACGGGGATCGCGCCTCCGCGCGCGGTGAGCAGCGTCAGCGCGCCGGCTTCCGGTCCCCTGCGCTCTTCCGAACTGCCGAACAGCCCGGCGAGCCCGCCGGCGGCTTCAAGCGCGGCGAGATCCTGATGACCGGTCCAGTCCAGCAGCGCGCGGTTGGCGTAGAGCATGCGGTCGCCCCGGAACGCCAGCATAGCGAGCGGGAGCCGGTCGAGCACCGGTCGCTCGCCATCCGCCAGGACCCGGCGCAGGCCATCGGGCTCGGTCGGGGCGGTGACGGACGGCGCGGGCTCGGCCGGGAGTGGATGTGTCGGGGCGGGTGTGGCGCGGCCGGAGGCGGAGCGGATGTCGATGGGTGCCGATGTGTCGGGCGCGGTGGTGTCGGGCCGCGGCCCGTCTTCGCCCGACGTGGAGGGCTCACCGAGAAAGTCGGGTGCGTCGTCGTCGCCTTCGAGGCGGGCTCCGAGCGCCCGTGCGATTTCGCGGAAGGCATTGCGCTCGCCGGTCGACAGCCCTTCCCAGGAGGCGCGAATGGTTGCGGGGCGCGGCGCGGGCGGCTCGGCGTGGAGCTGCACCACATTGGGCGCCTTTGGCGGCGTGGGGGGCACGACGGGCGGGGCTGCCGGCGCCGGCGTGTCCTGTCCGGGCAGCCCGTGGGGGGCTTCGGTGGCGGGAGCAACAGGCGCTGCGGGAGGCACGGGCCCGGCAATGGGGGGCTGCGCGACAGGGGGCGTGGGCGCGGCGAAGGGAGTTGCGGCAATGGGCGGCGGCGCGGGTGGCGCCGGCTCGGCAGGGGTGATCATGGGCGGGGGGGTATAGAGCGGCGGAGTAGGCGGCGCGGCGCGGCGGCCCCGGACGATGCCGAAGCCACGCATGCCATCGCCCCGGATGGGAGCGCCGCCGAGTTCGATATCCAGCGCGTCGCCGCGTGCGGTGGGCAGCACGATGGGCAGATGATTGAAGCTCAGGCCCTGAAGAACAGCGTGGTGCGCACCCGGAGCGCCCAGGGCCTGAAAGTCGCGACCCGCGATGGTCTCCACTGGCTGGTCGAGCGCGGCCGCCAGACGCGGATCGATATGGTTGAGGCGCGCGTCCGGTCCGGTCCGCCAGGTGAAGCGTTGCGGCAGAGAGGGGGCGGCGGCCGCTTCGGGCGTGGCGTTGGCGGGCTGCGGCGCCGGGGCCGGCTCGGCCTCGCCTATGGCGCCGATACGCTCCCCCGCGACCAGCAGAGCGGCCTTCGCCGGTCCGGCGGTCAGCAGCGTGCAGGCGAAGACGACGGGCGTCAGCCGGCCGGGAAGACGCAGCCGCTCAAGCCGCGCCGGGCGATCGGCCCTCAGCATCGGCAGGATGCGGACCAGCGTCGCGGCCAGTTCCGCGGCAACCGCCGCTGTTTCCAGCAGCGCACGACCGCCCGCATTGGCCGCCAGAAGCGTGCCATTCGGGCGCAGCAGAACCGCAGGCATAGCTCCGCCGAGCGCCGTCTGTGCGCGCGTGCAAAGCTCAGCCTCCGCGTGTGCCTGCTGCATGGTATGTTCGTCCCCGGAAGCACTCGTGCCGGGCGGAAGGCCTTTCGGCGATATTCCTTCCATCCGGCACCCGCACTACCTTAATGTCCACTGTGCCCTTGCGCCATGTCGGCGGGGGTGCGTCATCACGGCTTCGCAGTTTCAGGTTAACCGGTGACCACTGAAGCCGGTTAATCACTTGCAACCATGGAGCCGTCGCGGGCCAGCGATTTCTGTTGCGTTGCGGCGCGTTTATAATACTTTCGTCGTAGGCATCTGCGCCAATGGAGTATGCCGGACGACTGGCGTTAGGATGAAACGTCGACAGCGGAGGTGTGCCCATGGCCGATGATCCGAAGACACGTGTTCCTGAAGAGTTGCGCAATTTCGCCGAGCAGGGCGTCGATCAGGCGCGCGCGGCGATGGATGGCGTGATGACCGCCGCCCACAAGGCGCTCGACGATGCCGGCCGACAGGTCGACGCCGCCCATGACAATGTCCGCGAATTGGGCCGGACCACACTCGACTTCGCGGAGGCGAACATCGCCGCGGCCTTCGACTTCGCCGCGCGCATCGCCAAGGCACAGACCGTCGACGAGTGGCCCCGTCTCCAGGCCGACTTCCTGAACGAGCAGGCGGCGCGCCTGACCGAACAGGCCAAGACGCTGGGCGAGCACGGCGTCTCCGCGACCATGAAGGGCGCCTCAGGCATCGATCCCGCCACGCCCAAGAAGTAGTGCGGCACCCGCCGGGAAAAGGCTTTCCCGGCATGTCCCCGCAAAAAAAATTCGGCTTCGGGTTTTATTGTGCATTGCAATATGATAGTGCAATGCACAATTGATGGATGCGGCGTCAGGAAGGACCCCCGCTCGATATCGGGTGTCGCGTCTTCCACGCGCGAGGTGCGATCGTAGACCGCGGAAGCGATCGCGACCTTCTTGGTTGTTACCGCGATGCGAGGAGACAACACATGGTTGAAGCTACTCCCGTCACGCCTTCCCCGAAGAAGGCTGCCAAGGCTGCCACCAACGCGTTCGAGTCGACCTTCCCGAAGATGGACATGCCCTCTCTCGAAGTGCCGGCGGCCGTGCGTGAAATGGCCGAGAAGAGCGTGCAGAGCGCTCGCGAGGCTTACGAGAAGATGAAGGCAAGCGCCGAGGAGACCACGGATCTCCTTGAGGACACCTACACGACCGCTTCCAAGGGCGTGACCGAATACAACACGGTGGCTCTGGAGTCGCTGCGCAGCAATGTGAACGCCGCCTTCGACTATATGAGCGCGCTGATGGGAACCAAGAGCGTCTCCGAGGCGGTCGAGCTTTCCACCGGCCACATGCGCAAGCAGTTCGACGTGCTTTCCGCCCAGGCGAAGGAACTTTCCACCATCGCCCAGAAGGTGGCCACGGAGACCGCAGAGCCGATCAAGGCTTCGGTCGAGAAGAACATCAAGAAGTCGGCCTGATCCCGGCTTCGCGCGTCAATCTGCGCCATCAAAACCGGTCCGCGTCGCGGGCCGGTTTTTTTTTCGTGCCGGCACGCTTTTTCGGCGCTTCCTTCTGCTTGACACCTTTTTGTGGCCTGCCTATCTCCGCAGCGGTTTTGGCACTCGCTTCAGAAGAGTGCTAGACGTCCACCCGAACGCCAAACTGGCGTGTGACAGGTTGATCCGAGGAGCCTCCAATGGCCAAGCTGAAGTTCCGCCCCCTGCATGATCGTATCGTGGTGAAGCGCCTCGACGCGGAAGAGAAGACTGCCGGCGGCATCATCATTCCCGACAGCGCCAAGGAAAAGCCCTCCCAGGGCGAAGTGGTCGCGGTTGGTCCCGGCGCGCGTGACGAGGCCGGCAAGCTGGTCCCGCTCGACGTCAAGGCGGGCGACAAGGTGCTGTTCGGCAAGTGGTCCGGCACCGAGGTCAAGGTTGACGGTCAGGACCTCCTGATCATGAAGGAATCCGACGTCATGGGCATCGTCGGCTGAACGCCGGCTGATCGCACCGCGACGAACCGGCCCGGATCGCCCGGCGTCTCCACGCCGCTCCGGGCCGTGAACACCCCTATTCAGGAGTAGGCTATATGGCTGCCAAGGAAGTAAAATTCGCCGGCGATGCGCGCGAGAAGATGCTGCGCGGCGTCGACATCCTCGCCAATGCGGTGAAGGTCACGCTCGGCCCCAAGGGCCGTAACGTCGTCATCGACAAGAGCTTCGGCGCCCCGCGCATCACCAAGGACGGCGTCACCGTCGCCAAGGAGATCGAGCTCGAGGACAAGTTCGAGAACATGGGCGCCCAGATGGTGCGCGAAGTGGCCTCGAAGACCAACGACCTTGCGGGTGACGGCACCACCACCGCCACCGTGCTCGCCCAGGCGATCGTCAAGGAAGGCGCCAAGGCGGTTGCCGCCGGCATGAACCCGATGGACCTCAAGCGCGGCATCGACCTCGCCGTCACCGAGGCGATCAAGGACATCGTCAAGCGCGCCAAGAAGGTGAAGTCGAGCGACGAAGTCGCCCAGGTCGGCACCATCTCCGCCAATGGCGACGCCGCGATCGGCGAGATGATCGCCGGCGCGATGCAGAAGGTCGGCAACGAGGGTGTCATCACCGTCGAGGAAGCCAAGACCGCCGAGACCGAGCTTGAAGTGGTCGAGGGCATGCAGTTCGACCGCGGCTACCTCTCTCCCTATTTCGTCACCAATGCCGAGAAGATGACGGTGGATCTCGACGATCCCTACATGCTCATCTTCGACAAGAAGCTCTCCGGCCTGCAGGCGATCCTGCCCGTGCTTGAGGCGGTTGTGCAGTCGGGCAAGCCGCTGCTCATCGTTGCGGAGGACGTCGAGGGCGAGGCTCTGGCCACGCTCGTCGTCAACAAGCTGCGCGGCGGCCTCAAGGTCGCGGCCGTGAAGGCTCCCGGCTTCGGCGATCGCCGCAAGGCCATGCTGGAAGACATCGCCATCCTCACCGGTGGTCAGGTGATCTCCGAGGAGCTCGGCATCAAGCTTGAGAGCGTCAGCCTCGACATGCTCGGCCGCGCCAAGAAGGTGCTGATCGAGAAGGAAAAGACCACGATTGTCGACGGTGCCGGCAAGAAGAAGGACATCGAGGGCCGCGTTGCCCAGATCAAGGCGCAGATCGAGGAGACGACCTCGGACTACGACCGTGAGAAGCTCCAGGAGCGTCTGGCCAAGCTCGCGGGCGGCGTTGCGGTGATCCGCGTCGGCGGCGCGACCGAAATCGAGGTCAAGGAAAAGAAGGACCGCATCGACGACGCGCTGAACGCCACCCGCGCCGCGGTGCAGGAAGGCATCGTTCCCGGCGGCGGCATCGCCCTGCTGCGCGCCAAGAAGTCGATCGACAAGCTGACCAATGACAACCCCGACATCGCCGCCGGCATCAAGATCGTGCTGAAGGCGCTTGAGGCCCCGATCCGCCAGATCGCCGAGAATTCCGGCGTCGAAGGCTCGATCGTGGTCGGCAAGGTCCAGGAGTCGAAGGACCAGAACTTCGGCTTCAACGCCCAGTCCGAGCAGTATGTCGACATGATCGCGTCGGGCATCGTCGATCCGGCCAAGGTCGTGCGCACGGCCCTGCAGGACGCGGCCTCGATCGCCGGCCTGCTCATCACCACCGAGGCGATGGTCGCCGACCTGCCCAAGCCCGCAGCGGCGGCTCCGGCCATGCCGGGCGGCGGCATGGGCGGCATGGGCGGCATGGATTTCTGACGAAATCCACGGTCCCCACGCTGTGTCCGGGTGCTCGGGCCCGGCGAAACGGGGCTTGAGTGGTGGCATGGATTTCCCAGGAGGGCCACGCTCCCACGACGGACATTGCCTGTGACGAGGATGAGGGCGTGGCGAGAGCCGCGCCCTTTTCTTTTGGCGCGCCACTGGTCGTTGGCGGGCCCTTGTCCTCCGCTTGGCGACCCCGGCCCCGGCCGTCTGCCTCTGGCCAGATCTCGGCAGCGCCATAGATGACGTCGGCAGGCGCTGTTTGCGACATTCTGATGTGCGCCTGCGGGGGAGGCGGTTCATCCTCCCTTCACACCGAGAGGGAGGCGCGCCGATGGATCAACGCATTATCGATCTCTACGATCGCTTCACGCATGGTCAGCTCGACCGGCGCAGTTTCATGGACCGGCTGGCAACGCTGGCCGGGTCGGCGGCAGCGGCGGGCGCCCTGCTGCCGCTTCTCGCCAACGACTATGCGAGCGCCGCGATCGCGCCGGAGGACGACCCCCGGCTGGAGGTCGCGCGCGTCAGCTATCCATCCGGCAATGGCGAGGTGAGCGGCTATCTGGCCCGTGCCCGGCGTGTCGACAGCAAGCGGCCGGCGGTGCTTGTGATCCATGAGAACCGGGGCCTTAACCCGCATATCAAGGACATTACGCGGCGGGTCGCGCTGGGCGGCTATCTCGCCTTCGGCGTCGACCTGCTGTCTGCGCAAGGAGGGACGCCCGACGACGAGGACAAGGCGCGCGACATGATCGCCGCGCTGGACCGGCCGGCCACGGTCGCGCGCGCGGTCGATGCCGTCGCGTTCCTGGCTGCCCACCCGGCCTCGACAGGGGAGGTGGGCGCTCTCGGCTTCTGCTGGGGTGGGGCGATGGTGAACCTGCTCGCCGAGGCGAGCCCGGAGCTCAAGGCGGGCGTGGCCTATTACGGCATGCCGCCGCCGCTCGATCAGGTGGGCGACATCAAGGCTGCGCTGCTGCTGCACTATGCCGGGCTCGACAACCGCATCAACGCGGCGGTTCCCGCCTATGAGAAGGCGTTGAAGGCGGCCGGAAAGGACTTCACCATCTACGTCTATCCGGGTGTCAATCACGCCTTCAACAACGACACCAGCCCGACGCGCTTCGACCCGAAGGCGGCCGAGCTGGCCTGGGGGCGGACGATGGATTTCCTCGCCGAGGAGCTGGGCGTGCCGCCACCGGTGGAGACCTGAACTGCCCCCTGATACGGCGCTAGATCGGCGGAAGCTGCAGCCAATTGGCAAGGGCGTTGACGACGAGGTCGACCGCCAGCGCCGCCAGCACCATGCCCATGACGCGGCTGATGATGGAGGCGCCGCCCTGGCCGATGAAGCGGATCAGCGAGCCCGCCGCGATCATGATGCCCAGAGTAAACACCAGCACCAGGCTGAACGTCGCGATCGTCATCATCCGGTCAGGAAAATCGTGGCGCGCATCATCGGTCAGCACCACGGCCGCCAGCATGGCGCCCGGGCTGGCGATGGAGGGGATGGCCAGCGGGTAGATCGCGATTTCCACCGGGTTGGTCTCGGGCGTGGTGTGCGCGTCCGAATGGCCGGATCCGTTGATCATGGTCAGCGCGAACAGGAACAGCACGATGCCGCCCGCGATCTGGAAGGAATCGATCGAGATGCCCATCGAGCGCAGCAACCAGCTTCCCGCCAGGGCGAAGAACACCAGTATGCCGAACGAGACCAGCACCGAGAGGACGGCCGCCTTGCGCCGGTCGGCGGCGTCGAGCACGGCGGTGACCGCGATGAAGACCGGAAGCGTGCCGAGCGGATCGATGACCACCCAGAGGGTGACGAATTCCTGAAGCCGTTGCGACCAATCCATATGGGCACTCCCTGCCTTACGCTTTCTGCCACCTGATCATGACACAGACGCGGCGCCGCGCGGTTGCATCGCAAGAGAGCGGCCGGCATCCTGCGCGAATCGAACTGAAGGGGCAGTGAATGGCCATCGCACGCCAGAGGCCGGATTTCACCCATGAAGCTACGGCGTGGCGGGCGGGGGACATTCCGGTGGCGGGAGCCGACGAGGTTGGCCGGGGTCCGTGGGCCGGACCTGTCGTCGCGTGCGCCGTCGTCCTCGATCCCGCGCGCGTGCCGGTAGGGCTCGATGATTCCAAGAAGCTGAAGGCCGACAAGCGCGAGCGCCTGTTCGATGAGATCTGCGCCACCGCGGAGGTGTCACTGGCCTTCGCCCCACCCGCGCGCATCGACGGCCATGACATCCGCAAGGCCACGCTCTGGGCGCTGGCGCAGGCGGCGGCCGGGCTGGCGCGCCCGCCGCGCCTGTTACTGGTCGATGGGCGCGATGTGCCGGTGGTCGCCTGCGCGACCCGCGCGATCATCGGCGGGGACGGGCTTGTCGCCTCCATCGCGGCGGCCTCGATCGTCGCCAAGGTGACGCGCGACCGGCTGATGAAGCAGCTTGGGCTGGCGCATCCGGGCTACGGTTTCGAGCGGCACATGGGCTATGGCACGCGCGAACACGCCGAGGCGCTGGCGGAACTCGGGGCCTGCCGTCATCACCGCACCTCGTTCGCGCCGGTCAGGGTCCGTCTCGCGCTCGACCGGCCGACCGCCGACCGGCTCTAGGAGCGCCCATGCTCTGGTCGGCACGGTGGATCGAAGCACTGCGCGCGCGGCCCCGTCTGGCGGTGCTGATGGCGGGTGCCGCTCTCGGCCTGTTGTGGCTGGTCGTGCCCGCCCTGCTTTTTGCCACGCCCCCGCTTGATCTGACGGAATATCTGCTGGCCGCCCGCGCCGGGCGGATCGGCGCCGATGCCGGCGGGCCTATCGCGGCGGGGTTGAGCTGGCTTGCGCTGGACTATGTCGGACCCTGGGCTGTCTACGGGCTGTTCGCGCTGGCGATCACCGTTTCGGCCGGGCTCGTCTATCGCCTTGGCGCCCGACTGGTCGGGCGTGCCATGGGCGGCGCGGCGGCGCTGGTTTTCGTGGCGGTGGAAGGCATCGGAATGCCGCTCGATCCCTTTGCCCCGGATCGGCTGGCATTGCCGGCGGTGCTCTGGGTGTGTCTGGAAGCGTGGCGGCTGATCGGGGAAGGCAAAAGCCGCGCCTGGCCTGCGCTCGCGGCGGCGGCCGGGCTTGCGCTGTTCACCGGCTGGTCGGGCTGGGCGGCAGTAATCTCCGTCGCGCTGCTGATCGGGCTGACGGCGGCGGGACGGGCGGCGCTGCGCACCCGCGATATGGTCCAGCCCCTCGCGATGGGTCTTACCTTCCTGGTTCCCTTCGTGCTGTGGACGGTGCGTTTTCCCCCGCCGCTACCGACCCTTGGGGCGATGGAAGGGGTGACGGCCGCCGTTCCTGCCGCGACGCTGCTGGCCGGGCTCGCGCTGGCCAGCGTGCCGGGCGCCCTGCTGGTACTGATCTCGTCGGCCATTGGCGATCGCGGCAAGGTCGATGATGTGCCCGTGCTGGTGCGCGGTCCGCTGCCGGGCTTCGCGGCCGTCTTCATCATTGTGCTCGCTCTGGTGCCGCTCGCCATCACGCTGGTTCTGGCCATGCTCGGGCAACGGCAAAGCGTGTGGGGCACGCCGGCGCCGGCACTGCTCGCGCTTGTTCTGGTGGCGTGGCGCGGGCAGAGCGCGGGTATTCACCGTCGCGAGGCGCTGACGACCGTGTGGCTGTGCTGTGTCGGCGCGCCCATAGCCGTGACAGCGCTGGTGACGCTTGGCGCGCCGGTGCTCGGGCGCGAGGGGCAGGACGTCAATTTTCCCGCACGCGCGATCGCGCGGCCCCTGACCGAGGTGGCGACACGCCGGCTCGGGGGGCCGCCGAGTGTGATCGGCGGGGCGCCGGAACTGGCGGCGCCGATCGCCCTGGCGAGCCCGGCCGGCCCGCTGCTGATGCCGGATGCGGATCCTTCGCAGGCGAGCGAGCAGGTGCGCCAGCGCGCCGCGCAGGCGGGAATGGTCGTGGTGTGGAAGGTATCGAGCCAGAACAGGGGCGCGCCCTATGCGCTGCGCCAGCTCTGGCCGAACCTCGTGCCGGAAGTGCCGATCGTGGTGCCGTGGGCGATTGCCGGGCGGCTGGAGCCGGTGCGGGTCGGCTGGGCCGTGGTGCCGCCACGCGGCGCGCGGTGAGCGCTCAAGGCCCGGCAGACGCTTTTCCGGGTGTCGGACGGCTCAGTGGTAGCCTTCGCCTTCGCGCACCTTGCCACGGAACAGCCAGTAGACGAAGGCAGTGTAGCCCAGGATCACCGGCAGCATGAAGACCGTGCCGATGAGGGTGAAGACCTGGCTCGCAGGCGCCGCGGCGGTGTCCCACACGGTCAGCGAGGGCGGGACCAGATAGGGGAAGATCGAGATGCCGATGCCGACATAGCCGAGCAGGAACAGCCCTATGACCCCGAAGAAGGGCATGTTCTGGTGCCCGTTCTCCAGCCAGCGCCAGACCAGCGCGGCGAGGATGAGCGTGATCACCGGCACCGGCGCGAGGTAGAACAGGTTCGGCGTGGTGAACCAGCGCTCCGCGATGCGCGGAAAGGCGATCGGAGTCCAGAGGCTGACCGCGCCCATGAAAAGCAGAACCGCGGGCAGCAGCAGCCGGGCGTGAACCCGCGCCCGCACCGCGGTGGGGCCGTCGGTCTTCATGATCAGCCAGACACTGCCGATGAGCGCGTAACCGGCAACGACGCCGAGGCCGCACAGCAGCGCGAACGGCGTTGCCCAGTCAAGCGGTCCGCCGGCGAAGGCGTTGTTCTCGACCTTGATGCCCTGCACGAAGCCGCCGAGCAGCACTCCCTGGAAGAAGGCCGCGAGCGTGGAACCGCCGGCGAAGGCGATGTTCCAGAGGAACCGGCTGGTTTCGGCGACATGGCGGAACTCGAACGCGACGCCGCGGAACACCAGCGACAGCAGCATGAATATCATCGGCAGGTAGAGTGCCGGCATCACGATGGAATAGGCGAGGGGGAAGGCGACGAACAGGCCGCCGCCGCCCAGGATGAGCCAGGTTTCGTTGCCGTCCCAGAACGGGGCGACCGAGTTCATCATCTGGTCCTTTTCCCGGTCGTTGCGGGCGAAGGGAAACAGAATGCCGATGCCGAGATCAAACCCGTCGAGCACCACATACATGGCAATGGCGACCGAGAGCAGCAGCCCCCAGATCACGGGCAGATACCAGGTCATGCCGAGACCGACTTCCATGGCTCACTCTCCCGTGGTGTTGATGGCGGCGCGGGTCGCCTCATGGGCCGAGGTGAGCGGGCGGTTCGGAACGCCGGTCGGGGTTTCGACCGCCTCGCCCTCCGGGCCGCGCGCGATCAGGCGGTTGATGTAGTAGATGCCGCCCGAGAACACGACGCCGTAGACCAGCACGAACAGGACAAGGGTCGTGGCCACCGCCCAGCCATCGACGGGTGAGATGGCGTCGACGGTGCGCAGGATGCCGTAGGCGACCCAGGGCTGGCGCCCGACCTCGGTGACGAACCATCCCGACAGCACGGTGATGAAGCCGATCGGCCAGATGTGCTGGACCGGGGCCAGGTACCAGTCGGTTTCGAACAGGCGGCGGCGCCACAGCAGGAAGGCGCCGAGCCAGCCGGTGAAGATCATCAACAACCCCATGCCGACCATGACGCGGAAGGCGAAGAACGGGATGGCGACGGGGGGCCGATCGTCGGGCGCGAATTCCTTCAGCCCCTTGAAGGTGCCATCCCAGCTATGGGTGAGGATCAGGCTGCCGAGGTGAGGGATCGCGATCTGGTAGTCGTTGCTCTCGGTCTTCTCGTTCGGCCAGGCGAACAGCACCAGCGGGACGCCGCCGTCCACACCATCGGTCTCGCCCCAATGGCCTTCGATCGCGGCGATCTTCACCGGCTGGTGTTCCAGCGTGTTCAGGCCGTGGGCGTCGCCGATATAGGCCTGAAGCGGCGCCAGGATGGCGATCAGCCCGATCGCCATGCGCATCATCGTGCGCGCGTCCTCGGAATAGCGGCCCTGATAGACGTAGCGCGCGCCAACCGCGAGCACCACGAAGGCGGTGGTGAGGTAGCAGGCCGTCACCATGTGGGCGAAGCGGTAGGGGAAGCTCGGGTTGAAGATGGCGGCGAGCCAGTCCACCGGATAGGCGACGCCGTCGATCACTTCGTGCCCGGCGGGCGTCTGCATCCAGCTATTGGCCGAAAGGATCCAGAACGCCGACAGCGAGGTGCCGGCCGCCACCATGATGGAGGCGAAGACATGGACGCCGCGTGGCACCCGGTTCCAGCCGAACAGCATGATGCCGAGGAAGGTCGCCTCCAGGAAGAAGGCGGTGAGCACCTCATAGCCGATCAGCGGCCCGATGACGTTGCCCACGACATGGGAGAAATGGCTCCAGTTCGTGCCGAACTGGTAGGAGAGCACGATGCCCGACACCACGCCCATGCCGAACGACACGGCGAAGATCTTGGTGAAGAAGCGCGCGATGCGGTGATAGCGCTCAAGCCCGGTGGTGATCCACAGAACCTCAAGGGTCGCGATGTAGGCCGCCAACCCTATGGTGAAGCTCGGAAATATGATGTGGAACGAGACGGTGAAGGCGAACTGGATGCGAGCCAGAATGACAGGATCGAATTCCATCGGCCTCCCCCAATGATGCATGCTGCCGATAGGTGACGCGGGTAGAGTAGCCCCATCGATCGCAGTATGGAACGACTCAAAACGCCCCGTCGACAACTGTGCCCCGGCAGGGATAACGGAATCGAGACAGTGAGGGCTCCGTTCCCCAACCTATTGCGGAGTATGCTCGTTCTGGCCCGCCGGCGCCGCCAGCCGCGCCTCGATGGCGAGCATGTCGCGCCAGGCCATTCGCTTACCCAGCGGGGTGCGCAGCAGATAGGCGGGGTGGAAAGTGGCAAGCGCGGCAATGCTGCGGGTGCCGGTGTCGTAGGCCATCCACCGTCCGCGCGCCTTGGTGATGCCCTCGCGGATGCCGAGCAGCGTCTGTGCCGAGGGGCCGCCGAGGCAGACCAGAATGTCCGGGTTCGCCAGTTCGATCTGGCGGCGGATGAAGGGCAGGCAGATCGCGGTTTCCTGCGGCGTCGGGGTGCGGTTTCCCGGCGGACGCCAGGGCACGACATTGGCGATGTAGGCGCTGGTCCGGTCGATGCCGATGGCGGCCAGCATGCGGTCGAGCAGCTTGCCGGAGCGGCCGACGAACGGCTTGCCCTCGATATCCTCGTCGCGTCCGGGCGCCTCGCCGACCAGCATAAGGCGGGCGGCCGGGTTTCCGTCGGCGAAGACGAGCTGCGTCGCGGTCTGTTTGAGGGGGCAACCCTCGAACTGCTCCAGCAGGGTGCGCAGGGCTTCAAGCGTCGGGGCGCTGGCGGCGGCCTCGCG comes from the Ancylobacter pratisalsi genome and includes:
- a CDS encoding glycosyltransferase family 39 protein gives rise to the protein MLWSARWIEALRARPRLAVLMAGAALGLLWLVVPALLFATPPLDLTEYLLAARAGRIGADAGGPIAAGLSWLALDYVGPWAVYGLFALAITVSAGLVYRLGARLVGRAMGGAAALVFVAVEGIGMPLDPFAPDRLALPAVLWVCLEAWRLIGEGKSRAWPALAAAAGLALFTGWSGWAAVISVALLIGLTAAGRAALRTRDMVQPLAMGLTFLVPFVLWTVRFPPPLPTLGAMEGVTAAVPAATLLAGLALASVPGALLVLISSAIGDRGKVDDVPVLVRGPLPGFAAVFIIVLALVPLAITLVLAMLGQRQSVWGTPAPALLALVLVAWRGQSAGIHRREALTTVWLCCVGAPIAVTALVTLGAPVLGREGQDVNFPARAIARPLTEVATRRLGGPPSVIGGAPELAAPIALASPAGPLLMPDADPSQASEQVRQRAAQAGMVVVWKVSSQNRGAPYALRQLWPNLVPEVPIVVPWAIAGRLEPVRVGWAVVPPRGAR
- the cydB gene encoding cytochrome d ubiquinol oxidase subunit II, translated to MEVGLGMTWYLPVIWGLLLSVAIAMYVVLDGFDLGIGILFPFARNDREKDQMMNSVAPFWDGNETWLILGGGGLFVAFPLAYSIVMPALYLPMIFMLLSLVFRGVAFEFRHVAETSRFLWNIAFAGGSTLAAFFQGVLLGGFVQGIKVENNAFAGGPLDWATPFALLCGLGVVAGYALIGSVWLIMKTDGPTAVRARVHARLLLPAVLLFMGAVSLWTPIAFPRIAERWFTTPNLFYLAPVPVITLILAALVWRWLENGHQNMPFFGVIGLFLLGYVGIGISIFPYLVPPSLTVWDTAAAPASQVFTLIGTVFMLPVILGYTAFVYWLFRGKVREGEGYH
- a CDS encoding cytochrome ubiquinol oxidase subunit I, encoding MEFDPVILARIQFAFTVSFHIIFPSFTIGLAAYIATLEVLWITTGLERYHRIARFFTKIFAVSFGMGVVSGIVLSYQFGTNWSHFSHVVGNVIGPLIGYEVLTAFFLEATFLGIMLFGWNRVPRGVHVFASIMVAAGTSLSAFWILSANSWMQTPAGHEVIDGVAYPVDWLAAIFNPSFPYRFAHMVTACYLTTAFVVLAVGARYVYQGRYSEDARTMMRMAIGLIAILAPLQAYIGDAHGLNTLEHQPVKIAAIEGHWGETDGVDGGVPLVLFAWPNEKTESNDYQIAIPHLGSLILTHSWDGTFKGLKEFAPDDRPPVAIPFFAFRVMVGMGLLMIFTGWLGAFLLWRRRLFETDWYLAPVQHIWPIGFITVLSGWFVTEVGRQPWVAYGILRTVDAISPVDGWAVATTLVLFVLVYGVVFSGGIYYINRLIARGPEGEAVETPTGVPNRPLTSAHEATRAAINTTGE
- a CDS encoding uracil-DNA glycosylase encodes the protein MLPTLSDHDIIAELLAFHVEAGVDIALGEEPVDRFEETARERPAARPAREAAPTAGVPNGAPAAAPVRGRTPAQAPAPPTPAQSTPAAPAPPDQAALEAREAAASAPTLEALRTLLEQFEGCPLKQTATQLVFADGNPAARLMLVGEAPGRDEDIEGKPFVGRSGKLLDRMLAAIGIDRTSAYIANVVPWRPPGNRTPTPQETAICLPFIRRQIELANPDILVCLGGPSAQTLLGIREGITKARGRWMAYDTGTRSIAALATFHPAYLLRTPLGKRMAWRDMLAIEARLAAPAGQNEHTPQ